A genomic window from Sporosarcina sp. Marseille-Q4063 includes:
- a CDS encoding ATP-dependent helicase has translation MTDFFERKKIELGIELNDIQKKAVLQTEGPTLLLACPGSGKTTTIIMRIGYLIEEKNVDPRRIKAITFSRASAADMTERFARFFPQSKRVDFSTIHSLALQITRTYLDKRKVTYELIEGNRESRTVNKLFLLKNIYKEVLKEECTDDQFSSLSTYISSLKNRMIPMDKWAELKGPVEKAGVIAQKYEAFKSKQPGQLFLDFDDMLVVAEEALRLDDELAAKFRNKYDYVLTDESQDTSLVQHQIVEHLVAHHGNLCVVADDDQSIYTWRGADPDYLLEFKKVYPDAQVLMMERNYRSTKEIVETSAKFIKRNKNRYPKEMHTENPSARPISVKQLDDPKRQLEYVTYELLGEKDLSDVAILFRNNSSSTMFVSELHRRGIPFYMKDADDRFFAHWIVEDILNFMRLSFNTDRKDIFSKIILKMNLYVSRSMVTKFENSKTTGNVFDAFIRSVDLRNNQIKKLEDYKKGYQVIPEMRPMRVIQLIRNDLGYEAALKSRAEKFGFRFDSLLSILDTLEGIAAPLRTMVDFANQLKELETAVQNAKFNPPENAVTLSTFHSSKGLEFRRVFMIDLVKGIIPSEDDEGSDATMEEARRLFYVGMTRAKERLELLTYREDNGKSEEDSRFLYEVRRLLLKPKELTDDTTSVQVSNKINVKVPVNPNGIQTSKELAVGMRVKHRVFGFGEINDLKDQEISIQFKKMERRFDLETILSLGLLEKVAL, from the coding sequence ATGACTGATTTTTTTGAACGAAAAAAGATTGAGCTTGGCATTGAATTAAACGACATACAAAAGAAAGCAGTGTTGCAAACAGAAGGGCCGACACTTCTTTTGGCATGTCCTGGTTCAGGAAAAACAACGACCATAATTATGCGGATCGGGTATTTGATTGAAGAAAAAAATGTGGATCCGAGGCGCATTAAAGCCATCACATTTAGTCGCGCGTCTGCGGCGGATATGACGGAGCGTTTTGCGCGATTTTTCCCACAAAGTAAACGAGTCGATTTCTCGACCATTCATAGCCTCGCGTTACAAATTACGCGTACTTATTTAGATAAGCGAAAAGTGACATACGAACTCATTGAAGGCAACAGGGAATCGCGTACTGTCAATAAATTATTTTTACTGAAGAATATTTATAAGGAAGTGTTGAAAGAAGAGTGTACGGATGATCAATTTTCTTCACTTTCTACATATATTAGTTCCTTGAAGAATCGTATGATTCCAATGGATAAATGGGCCGAGTTAAAGGGACCTGTTGAAAAAGCGGGCGTCATTGCCCAGAAGTATGAAGCGTTTAAGTCAAAACAACCGGGACAGCTATTCTTGGATTTTGACGATATGTTGGTCGTTGCGGAAGAGGCGCTTCGTCTTGATGATGAACTTGCTGCAAAGTTTCGAAATAAATACGATTATGTGCTAACGGATGAAAGCCAGGATACCTCGCTCGTCCAACACCAGATTGTTGAGCATCTTGTAGCGCATCACGGAAATCTTTGTGTTGTGGCGGACGATGATCAATCGATTTATACGTGGCGGGGCGCTGATCCAGATTATTTGCTGGAATTTAAAAAGGTCTATCCAGATGCACAAGTCTTGATGATGGAACGAAATTATCGTTCGACGAAAGAAATCGTGGAGACATCGGCGAAATTTATTAAACGAAACAAGAATCGTTATCCGAAAGAAATGCATACTGAAAATCCTTCTGCAAGACCGATTTCGGTGAAACAATTGGATGATCCGAAACGGCAACTTGAGTACGTTACGTACGAACTATTGGGAGAAAAGGACCTAAGCGATGTCGCGATTTTATTTCGAAACAATTCATCGTCAACGATGTTCGTGAGTGAACTACATCGGAGAGGGATTCCTTTTTATATGAAAGATGCGGATGATCGGTTTTTTGCGCACTGGATTGTAGAGGATATATTGAATTTCATGCGCTTAAGTTTCAACACAGATAGAAAAGATATTTTTTCGAAAATCATCTTGAAAATGAATTTGTATGTTTCACGGAGTATGGTGACGAAATTTGAAAATAGCAAAACGACTGGGAATGTGTTTGACGCGTTTATTCGAAGTGTAGATTTAAGGAACAATCAAATAAAAAAACTCGAAGACTATAAAAAGGGTTATCAAGTAATCCCTGAGATGCGTCCAATGCGTGTCATCCAACTGATTCGCAATGACCTTGGATATGAAGCTGCACTGAAAAGTAGGGCGGAAAAGTTCGGTTTCAGGTTCGATAGTCTTTTAAGCATTCTGGATACGCTTGAAGGAATCGCAGCGCCTCTTCGAACGATGGTGGATTTCGCGAACCAATTAAAAGAACTGGAAACCGCTGTACAAAATGCGAAATTCAATCCGCCTGAAAATGCGGTGACGTTATCTACATTTCATAGTTCCAAGGGGCTTGAATTTAGACGCGTGTTTATGATCGATTTGGTGAAAGGCATTATCCCTTCGGAGGATGACGAGGGCAGCGATGCCACTATGGAAGAGGCGAGAAGGCTTTTTTATGTCGGCATGACGCGGGCAAAAGAACGCCTTGAACTTCTAACTTACCGAGAAGATAATGGAAAATCTGAAGAAGATTCTCGGTTTTTGTATGAAGTACGAAGATTATTGCTAAAGCCGAAAGAATTGACCGACGATACGACCTCGGTTCAAGTGTCGAATAAAATCAATGTCAAAGTTCCGGTTAACCCGAACGGCATTCAAACGAGTAAAGAACTTGCGGTCGGTATGCGTGTCAAACATCGGGTGTTTGGATTCGGAGAAATTAATGACCTGAAAGATCAGGAAATATCAATCCAATTTAAGAAAATGGAAAGGCGATTTGATTTGGAAACGATTTTGTCGCTTGGAC
- a CDS encoding flavodoxin produces the protein MKKILILHTSLTGNTEQIAYLLKTQLDDGRFDITTKDIGYENIEVDDLQDFDGILVGTYTYDDGNLPYEIEDFHDDLDHVDLTDKIVGVFGSGDRSYSYFCNAVNLFQEQFKKTNATVLEHTVKVELYPEEDEDLESIRELGVQFAHALLG, from the coding sequence ATGAAAAAAATACTGATCCTGCATACAAGCTTGACGGGAAACACGGAACAAATCGCTTACCTGTTAAAAACGCAATTGGATGACGGGCGATTCGATATCACCACGAAGGATATTGGTTATGAAAATATTGAGGTGGATGATCTCCAGGATTTTGACGGCATTCTAGTCGGAACGTATACGTATGATGATGGAAATTTACCATATGAGATAGAAGATTTTCATGACGATTTGGATCATGTTGACCTAACCGATAAAATCGTCGGTGTTTTTGGGTCTGGGGATAGGTCATATTCGTATTTTTGTAATGCCGTGAATTTATTTCAAGAGCAATTTAAAAAGACAAACGCCACTGTACTCGAACATACAGTGAAAGTAGAACTTTATCCCGAAGAAGATGAAGATTTAGAGTCGATTCGTGAATTGGGTGTCCAATTTGCTCATGCATTACTGGGTTAG
- the lepB gene encoding signal peptidase I, translated as MSEAGKKELFSWVKSAGIALILVILIRQFLFTPVIVSGESMEPTFENDNMIVISKIHSIDRFDMVVFHSPYADDNLIKRVIGLPGDHVVMDKDNLYINDQKHQEDYLAAHKEKVFIGERLTEDFEVVVPKGKIFVLGDNRRFSKDSRELGFIDEKLIVGKVAFRFYPITDIGIPK; from the coding sequence ATGAGTGAAGCGGGCAAAAAAGAACTTTTTTCATGGGTGAAATCGGCAGGCATTGCACTTATCCTTGTTATCCTAATCCGCCAATTTCTTTTTACACCTGTTATTGTATCCGGTGAATCGATGGAACCGACATTTGAAAATGATAATATGATTGTCATTTCGAAAATCCATTCGATTGACCGTTTTGATATGGTTGTGTTTCATTCGCCGTATGCCGATGATAATCTCATCAAACGAGTGATTGGACTGCCTGGTGATCATGTCGTCATGGATAAAGATAATTTGTATATAAATGACCAAAAACATCAGGAAGACTATCTTGCGGCACATAAAGAAAAGGTTTTTATCGGTGAACGATTAACGGAGGATTTCGAAGTTGTGGTTCCTAAGGGGAAGATATTTGTACTTGGAGATAATCGACGGTTTAGTAAAGATAGTCGGGAGCTTGGGTTCATCGATGAAAAATTAATCGTTGGCAAAGTGGCTTTTCGGTTTTATCCTATAACGGATATTGGCATTCCAAAATAA
- a CDS encoding alpha/beta hydrolase produces MWKWEAEGQPKAVVAIVHGAYEHHNRYAWLIQKLRNSNFHVVMGDLPGHGAQTGRNVHDEKFATYTEYVKELLKIGIVDGLPLFIMGHGLGATLVMRVLQTEDIICAGVILSSPWLQLEHQPSKYAGVLTKLSSSMKINHNINVELLTRNYDFYIEARDDKNYSSVVTAGWYKELQSYMKTVNQHEGSIRNVPVLFHTGGHDKITDITASKNWLLKQQLTEIQYKEWPKLYHDVYQEPEQEEVFLYTESFMHSALRSLGYIV; encoded by the coding sequence ATGTGGAAATGGGAAGCAGAAGGTCAGCCGAAAGCCGTTGTTGCAATCGTGCACGGTGCATACGAACATCATAATCGTTATGCTTGGCTTATTCAAAAGCTGCGAAATAGTAATTTTCATGTTGTCATGGGCGATTTACCAGGACACGGAGCGCAAACTGGTCGTAATGTTCACGATGAAAAGTTTGCTACATACACTGAGTACGTCAAAGAGCTTCTGAAAATCGGAATTGTCGATGGACTTCCGTTATTCATCATGGGCCATGGTCTTGGTGCTACGCTTGTTATGCGTGTTTTGCAAACGGAAGATATCATATGCGCGGGCGTTATTTTAAGTTCCCCGTGGTTGCAACTTGAGCATCAACCATCGAAATATGCAGGTGTGCTTACGAAGCTGTCATCTTCTATGAAAATCAATCATAATATTAATGTTGAACTACTAACAAGGAATTATGATTTTTATATTGAAGCACGCGATGATAAAAATTATAGCTCGGTAGTAACCGCAGGATGGTATAAAGAGTTGCAAAGTTATATGAAGACGGTTAATCAGCATGAAGGATCAATCCGAAATGTGCCAGTCTTGTTTCATACAGGCGGCCATGACAAAATCACTGACATCACTGCGTCGAAAAATTGGCTTTTGAAACAGCAGCTAACAGAAATACAATATAAAGAGTGGCCGAAATTATACCATGATGTTTACCAAGAGCCGGAGCAAGAGGAAGTGTTTTTATACACCGAATCATTCATGCATAGTGCTTTACGGTCATTAGGTTATATCGTCTGA
- a CDS encoding gamma carbonic anhydrase family protein — protein MIYPYKDKTPNIDPSVFIADYATITGDVTIGAETSVWFNTVIRGDVSPVIIGKKVSIQDLSCLHQSPKFPLVIEDEVTIGHQVTLHSCTIRKGALIGMGSIILDGAEIGEGAFIGAGSLVPPGKKIPPNMLALGSPAKIVRELNDEDRIDMERVVREYAEKGQYYKSLQK, from the coding sequence TTGATTTACCCATATAAAGATAAAACACCAAATATCGATCCATCGGTTTTCATCGCAGATTACGCGACAATTACAGGCGATGTGACAATCGGCGCTGAAACAAGCGTATGGTTTAACACTGTGATTCGCGGTGACGTATCACCCGTTATCATCGGAAAAAAAGTAAGCATCCAAGATTTAAGTTGCCTTCATCAAAGTCCAAAGTTTCCGCTTGTTATCGAAGACGAAGTAACAATAGGACATCAAGTAACACTACATAGTTGCACAATAAGAAAAGGCGCACTGATTGGCATGGGTTCCATTATTTTAGACGGAGCCGAAATCGGCGAAGGCGCATTCATCGGAGCCGGCAGTTTAGTGCCGCCAGGAAAAAAGATTCCTCCAAATATGCTAGCACTCGGCTCCCCAGCAAAAATCGTCCGTGAATTAAATGACGAAGACCGAATAGATATGGAACGCGTCGTCAGGGAGTACGCGGAAAAGGGACAGTATTATAAGAGTTTGCAGAAATAA
- the metK gene encoding methionine adenosyltransferase — protein MTNRRLFTSESVTEGHPDKMCDQISDAILDAILAEDPNARVACETTITTGLVLVAGEITTTTYVDIPKVVRETVKEIGYTRAKFGFDWETSAVLTAIDEQSADIAAGVDQALEDRGGSMSDEDIESIGAGDQGLMFGYACNETPELMPLPISMSHKLSKELAKVRKEEILPYLRPDGKTQVTVEYDEDNKPLRIDTIVISTQHDPEVTLEEIQRDIKKYVIEPVVPAELIDEDTKYFINPTGRFVIGGPQGDAGLTGRKIIVDTYGGYARHGGGAFSGKDPTKVDRSASYAARYVAKNIVAAGLAESCEVQLAYAIGVAQPVSISINTFGTNMVEESKLVEVVRELFDLRPAGIIKMLDLRRPIYKQTAAYGHFGRTDIDLSWEQTDKAEVLKELANK, from the coding sequence ATGACAAACCGCCGTCTGTTTACGTCAGAATCAGTGACAGAGGGACATCCGGACAAAATGTGCGATCAGATTTCTGATGCCATTCTGGATGCGATTTTAGCAGAAGATCCAAATGCGCGTGTCGCATGTGAAACGACCATCACAACAGGACTTGTTCTTGTTGCTGGTGAAATTACAACGACGACATACGTTGATATTCCAAAAGTGGTTCGAGAGACAGTAAAAGAAATAGGTTATACGCGTGCGAAATTTGGCTTTGATTGGGAAACATCTGCAGTTTTGACTGCGATTGACGAACAATCGGCAGATATCGCAGCTGGTGTAGACCAAGCACTTGAGGACCGTGGAGGTTCAATGTCCGATGAAGATATCGAGTCAATCGGTGCCGGAGATCAAGGGCTAATGTTCGGATATGCTTGCAATGAAACGCCAGAACTCATGCCACTTCCGATTAGTATGTCACATAAGCTTTCAAAAGAGCTGGCAAAGGTGCGAAAAGAAGAAATTCTTCCATATTTGCGTCCAGATGGGAAGACGCAAGTTACTGTTGAATATGATGAAGACAATAAACCTTTACGAATTGACACAATCGTTATCTCGACTCAACATGATCCAGAAGTAACGCTTGAAGAAATTCAGCGAGATATTAAAAAATACGTGATTGAGCCGGTTGTGCCAGCAGAATTAATTGATGAAGATACAAAGTACTTCATCAATCCAACAGGTCGTTTTGTTATTGGCGGTCCACAAGGGGACGCGGGACTGACAGGGCGTAAAATTATTGTCGATACATACGGCGGATATGCGCGTCACGGCGGGGGAGCGTTTTCTGGGAAAGATCCGACAAAAGTAGACCGTTCAGCTTCTTATGCAGCACGTTATGTTGCGAAAAACATCGTTGCAGCGGGTCTTGCTGAAAGTTGCGAAGTCCAACTTGCTTATGCGATTGGTGTTGCACAGCCAGTATCGATTTCGATTAATACATTCGGAACGAACATGGTAGAAGAGAGCAAGCTCGTCGAAGTTGTTCGTGAGTTATTCGACCTTCGTCCAGCAGGCATTATTAAAATGCTCGACCTTCGTCGTCCGATTTACAAACAAACAGCTGCTTATGGTCACTTTGGCCGTACAGATATTGATCTTTCGTGGGAGCAAACGGATAAAGCAGAAGTTTTGAAAGAACTAGCTAATAAATAA
- the pckA gene encoding phosphoenolpyruvate carboxykinase (ATP) yields MISAKIGNELRNLLSGSNVNIQLSVPQLVEKATSRGEALLTADGAVTAQTGKYTGRSPKDKYIVEEASSKDKIDWGAVNRPISAEIFDALYEKVISYLQLKDELFVFKGFAGADHATRLSIQVVNEYAWHNLFVHQLFIRPTKEELEMHDAQFTIVSAPTFKADPDIDGTDSETFIIVNMEKRIILIGGTEYAGEMKKSIFSIMNYLLPENGIMPMHCSANVGEDGDVALFFGLSGTGKTTLSADANRKLIGDDEHGWSDDGVFNIEGGCYAKCINLSAEKEPEIFGAIRFGSVLENVVIDPDTRIPDYDDGSLTENTRAAYPIHNIDNIVTPSVAGHPKTIVFLTADAFGVLPPISKLTKEQAMYHFLSGFTSKLAGTERGVTSPEATFSTCFGSPFLPLHATVYAEMLGKKIDEHGAQVFLVNTGWTGGEYGVGNRMELKYTRAMVRAALAGKLNDVETEENSVFGLNMPKTIDGVPSEILNPRNAWADKTAYDKKANELADLFRKNFKKFGTVSEEIILKGGPTA; encoded by the coding sequence ATGATTTCAGCGAAAATTGGTAACGAGCTTAGGAATCTTCTATCTGGCAGCAACGTGAATATTCAACTTTCAGTTCCACAACTTGTTGAAAAAGCTACTTCACGCGGTGAGGCTCTACTAACTGCAGATGGTGCAGTAACGGCGCAGACAGGAAAATATACGGGTCGTTCGCCCAAGGATAAGTATATCGTTGAAGAAGCTTCTTCAAAAGATAAAATCGATTGGGGAGCTGTAAACCGTCCGATCTCTGCGGAGATTTTCGATGCATTATATGAAAAAGTAATTTCCTATTTACAATTAAAAGATGAACTATTCGTTTTCAAAGGATTTGCCGGTGCGGATCATGCAACACGGCTTTCTATCCAGGTCGTGAATGAATATGCGTGGCATAACTTGTTTGTCCACCAATTATTCATTCGCCCGACTAAAGAAGAACTTGAAATGCATGACGCACAATTTACGATTGTCTCGGCGCCTACATTTAAAGCAGACCCTGACATCGATGGAACTGATTCTGAAACTTTCATTATCGTTAATATGGAAAAGCGTATCATCCTAATCGGCGGTACTGAATATGCCGGTGAAATGAAAAAATCTATTTTCTCTATCATGAACTACTTGCTTCCGGAAAACGGTATCATGCCGATGCATTGTTCTGCTAACGTTGGTGAAGACGGCGATGTCGCGTTGTTCTTCGGACTTTCAGGTACAGGGAAAACGACACTTTCCGCGGATGCGAACCGTAAACTTATTGGTGACGATGAACACGGTTGGTCTGATGATGGCGTCTTTAATATTGAAGGCGGCTGCTATGCGAAATGCATTAATTTATCAGCGGAAAAAGAGCCTGAAATTTTCGGCGCAATTCGTTTTGGTTCCGTTTTAGAAAACGTGGTCATTGATCCAGATACGCGTATTCCTGATTACGACGATGGTTCGTTAACGGAAAATACACGAGCAGCTTATCCGATCCATAACATTGATAATATTGTTACACCATCTGTCGCAGGACATCCAAAAACGATTGTATTCCTGACAGCTGATGCATTTGGTGTATTGCCGCCAATTTCAAAATTAACGAAAGAACAAGCGATGTATCATTTCCTTAGCGGTTTTACATCGAAACTTGCAGGAACTGAGCGCGGCGTCACATCACCAGAAGCAACATTCTCAACTTGTTTCGGCTCACCGTTCCTTCCATTACATGCGACTGTTTATGCGGAAATGCTCGGAAAGAAAATCGACGAGCACGGCGCACAAGTATTCCTAGTAAACACCGGTTGGACTGGCGGAGAATACGGCGTTGGAAATCGCATGGAATTGAAATACACGCGAGCAATGGTGCGGGCGGCACTCGCAGGGAAGCTGAATGACGTCGAAACTGAAGAAAACAGCGTATTTGGTCTAAATATGCCAAAAACAATCGACGGCGTTCCGTCTGAAATCCTAAATCCACGTAATGCCTGGGCCGATAAAACTGCCTATGATAAAAAAGCAAATGAATTAGCAGATCTATTCCGTAAAAACTTCAAAAAATTCGGCACCGTCTCAGAAGAAATCATCCTAAAAGGCGGACCGACAGCATAA
- a CDS encoding S9 family peptidase, protein MRSDGMVGSRRLYPSPNPHVRLEEVVYWSDGLKVKGLLAEPIADGQYEGIIYLRGGIQHVGMVRPARMAQLASNGFVVFAPYYRGNRGGEGRDEFAGDDRLDAVNAVDVLKQQPKTIADRIHLMAFSRGGIMALWTAILREDITSMVTWAGVSDVVFTYHERVDLRRMMRRVIGGTPNNNPDAYRERTALFRINELDASVLIIHGKLDEHVSVEQARLLENALREHSKDYETWYFPEYTHYIPPVKNAEIVRELCDWMRRQGK, encoded by the coding sequence ATGAGAAGCGATGGAATGGTTGGAAGTAGGCGACTTTATCCTTCTCCGAATCCACATGTGCGGCTTGAGGAAGTTGTTTATTGGTCGGATGGGTTGAAGGTGAAAGGCCTGCTTGCTGAACCGATTGCTGATGGACAATATGAAGGAATTATTTACTTGCGGGGCGGCATTCAACATGTGGGGATGGTACGGCCTGCGCGCATGGCGCAGTTGGCTTCGAATGGATTTGTTGTGTTTGCGCCTTACTATCGTGGAAATCGCGGCGGGGAAGGGCGCGATGAATTTGCGGGAGATGATCGCCTCGATGCGGTGAATGCTGTTGACGTTTTGAAACAGCAGCCGAAGACAATCGCAGATCGCATTCATTTAATGGCGTTTTCGCGCGGCGGAATCATGGCGCTTTGGACAGCGATTCTTCGGGAAGATATTACTTCGATGGTGACGTGGGCAGGTGTGTCTGATGTTGTGTTTACATATCATGAACGTGTAGATTTAAGGCGAATGATGAGGCGTGTGATCGGCGGAACGCCTAATAATAATCCGGATGCTTATCGTGAGAGGACTGCTTTGTTTCGAATTAATGAACTAGATGCGAGTGTTCTGATTATACATGGTAAGCTTGATGAACATGTTTCTGTTGAGCAAGCAAGGCTATTGGAAAATGCGCTTCGTGAACATAGTAAAGACTATGAAACTTGGTATTTTCCGGAGTATACACATTATATACCACCTGTGAAAAATGCCGAGATTGTTCGGGAACTTTGTGATTGGATGAGGAGACAGGGGAAATAA
- a CDS encoding NUDIX domain-containing protein has protein sequence MISIVNFKDLNGAQVDLTFGENRFGMEARHVLVVLKFKGKWLLTRHSDRGIEFPGGKAEVGETIEEAAIRETIEETGVTISNLVKFAEYVVQSNVTFCKAVFTADIVHIEENPVLHETEGVVWMTDSELTDCVELSFHMKDEGMSAIRKWVEAYEKRWNGWK, from the coding sequence GTGATTTCGATCGTTAATTTCAAAGACTTAAATGGCGCACAGGTCGACCTGACATTCGGAGAAAATCGTTTCGGAATGGAAGCTCGACATGTGCTCGTTGTATTAAAATTTAAAGGGAAATGGTTACTTACCCGACATTCTGACCGAGGAATTGAATTTCCAGGTGGTAAGGCGGAAGTTGGGGAAACGATTGAAGAGGCTGCAATTCGTGAAACAATTGAAGAAACGGGCGTGACCATATCGAATCTTGTGAAGTTTGCGGAATATGTCGTTCAAAGCAATGTGACATTTTGCAAAGCAGTATTTACAGCGGATATTGTACATATCGAAGAAAATCCTGTTCTTCATGAAACTGAAGGTGTTGTTTGGATGACGGATAGCGAATTGACTGATTGTGTCGAGTTAAGTTTTCATATGAAAGACGAAGGAATGTCTGCAATTCGAAAGTGGGTGGAAGCGTATGAGAAGCGATGGAATGGTTGGAAGTAG
- a CDS encoding transposase — protein sequence MEKYHMYVSIANQRVHHHPDDSIWDYKVTVPEQYVPIFHALFKQTSELEFRNFLRAHLPYVPYHYDKDNDEIDVRTKKVYALIHEFTDNESKRFIEQLPYFR from the coding sequence ATGGAAAAATATCATATGTATGTGTCGATTGCCAATCAGCGGGTACATCATCACCCAGATGATTCGATATGGGATTATAAAGTGACAGTTCCGGAACAGTATGTGCCGATATTTCACGCTTTATTTAAACAGACGAGTGAACTTGAATTTCGTAATTTTTTAAGGGCTCACCTTCCCTATGTACCTTATCATTATGATAAAGATAATGACGAAATTGATGTTCGGACTAAAAAAGTTTATGCGTTAATCCACGAGTTTACCGATAATGAGTCGAAAAGGTTTATCGAACAACTGCCGTATTTCCGTTGA
- a CDS encoding Dps family protein: MSTELIKEMNVQVSTWSVMYTKLHNYHWYVKGHQFFTLHAKFEELYNEATAHMDEIAERILTLGGDPVATLKEHLEQSVVKEAAGDEKADKMVAIIVDDFSAIMESLKKGMDEAAKVGDDMTEDLLNATYQSIEKHQWMLNAFLGEDNS, translated from the coding sequence ATGTCTACGGAACTTATTAAAGAAATGAACGTACAGGTTTCAACTTGGTCGGTCATGTATACGAAATTACACAATTATCATTGGTATGTGAAAGGGCATCAATTTTTTACATTGCATGCGAAATTTGAAGAACTATACAATGAAGCGACTGCTCATATGGATGAAATTGCTGAACGGATTTTAACACTCGGTGGAGATCCCGTCGCAACGCTGAAGGAACATTTGGAGCAATCTGTCGTAAAAGAAGCTGCTGGTGACGAAAAAGCTGATAAAATGGTCGCAATTATTGTCGATGACTTCAGCGCAATTATGGAATCATTAAAAAAAGGAATGGACGAAGCTGCTAAAGTCGGCGATGACATGACTGAAGACTTATTGAATGCTACGTATCAAAGCATTGAGAAACATCAGTGGATGCTAAATGCATTCCTTGGTGAAGATAATAGTTAA
- the yidD gene encoding membrane protein insertion efficiency factor YidD, whose amino-acid sequence MKTILKGIIKIYQKAISPLMPPSCRFHPTCSNYGLEAIETHGALKGSWLAIRRISKCHPFHEGGYDPVPDKKPKNI is encoded by the coding sequence ATGAAAACGATACTTAAAGGAATCATTAAAATATATCAAAAAGCGATTTCACCACTGATGCCGCCATCATGTCGATTTCACCCGACCTGTTCGAATTACGGCCTAGAAGCAATCGAAACTCACGGTGCATTAAAAGGCTCGTGGCTAGCCATACGTCGGATTTCCAAATGCCATCCATTCCATGAAGGCGGATACGATCCAGTCCCCGACAAAAAGCCGAAAAATATATAA
- a CDS encoding metal ABC transporter solute-binding protein, Zn/Mn family — MKKRKIFIISLLALVLFALSACNKADKNEENKIIIKTTVYPLQYFAERIGGDAVTVQSIYPPGADEHTFDPTQKDMIALANSDLFFYIGLGLEGFVENAEKTMKNEHVKMVATADAITEDMLGEDHDHELEGGQDEEHHQHGAFDPHVWMSPILSDALAYSIKEELIEIAPDKKADFEKNYEALQNDLLKLDRQFIEMASNAQTKTFFVSHAAFGYIADTYGLEQTAIAGLNSQSEPSQKQLTSLVEEAKKHDVKYVLFEQNVSSKLTDVIRKEIGAESLMLHNLGVLTTEDIKNNEDYFSLMEYNIETLEKALSGK; from the coding sequence TTGAAAAAAAGAAAAATATTTATAATCTCCCTACTAGCTTTGGTGCTATTCGCGCTTTCAGCTTGTAATAAAGCAGACAAAAATGAAGAAAATAAAATTATAATTAAAACGACGGTTTATCCACTTCAATATTTTGCAGAGCGAATTGGCGGCGATGCGGTTACTGTCCAATCAATCTACCCGCCAGGTGCCGATGAGCATACATTCGACCCTACGCAAAAAGATATGATTGCACTTGCTAATTCAGATTTATTCTTTTATATCGGCCTTGGACTCGAAGGTTTTGTTGAAAACGCTGAAAAGACGATGAAAAATGAACATGTAAAAATGGTCGCAACAGCAGATGCTATCACCGAAGACATGTTAGGCGAAGACCATGATCATGAATTAGAAGGCGGTCAAGACGAAGAACATCACCAACACGGCGCATTCGATCCCCATGTATGGATGTCACCAATTCTAAGTGATGCGCTCGCTTACTCAATTAAAGAAGAATTAATTGAAATAGCTCCTGACAAAAAAGCGGATTTCGAGAAAAACTATGAAGCGTTGCAAAACGACTTACTAAAACTTGATCGTCAATTTATCGAAATGGCGTCGAACGCACAGACTAAAACATTTTTTGTGTCGCATGCCGCCTTTGGATATATTGCAGATACGTATGGACTTGAACAAACCGCGATTGCGGGACTGAATTCCCAAAGCGAACCTTCCCAAAAACAATTGACGTCGCTTGTCGAAGAAGCGAAAAAGCATGATGTAAAATATGTCTTATTTGAACAAAACGTGTCGTCAAAACTAACTGATGTCATTCGAAAAGAAATCGGCGCAGAATCTTTAATGTTGCACAATTTGGGCGTGCTGACAACCGAGGATATTAAAAATAACGAAGACTATTTTTCCTTAATGGAATACAATATCGAAACGCTCGAAAAAGCATTAAGCGGAAAATAA